The following are from one region of the Rhizobacter sp. AJA081-3 genome:
- a CDS encoding LysR substrate-binding domain-containing protein, translating to MASPDIRFPSIEGLRAFEAAARLGSFERAAEELNVTASAIGKRIAALEDLLGTPLFSRGPKALSLTATGKEYLAQVGTALGLLAAVPLHRRTAQRVERLRVSAPPTFARQILVPALERFTAAHPQVELEVVLSIPYLDAAATEADVEVRHGDPASHAGEPLLDEQVLPMAAPALLQRLRPMTQPRDLRDAPLLRTPLEPWAPWFAAAGLDWGEPAMGTKLVDLGLTLEAAVSGQGVVLARPSLARHWLAAGALVPVFRVTAPPAFRYYLLPHAAQGPAAAFADWLRGECELATQAAAALVSGKP from the coding sequence ATGGCGTCGCCGGACATCCGCTTCCCGTCGATCGAGGGCCTGAGGGCCTTCGAGGCGGCCGCGCGCCTGGGCAGCTTCGAACGCGCCGCCGAGGAACTGAACGTGACGGCCAGTGCGATCGGCAAGCGCATCGCCGCGCTGGAGGACCTGCTGGGCACGCCCTTGTTCAGCCGCGGGCCGAAGGCGCTGTCGCTCACCGCCACGGGCAAGGAGTACCTCGCGCAGGTCGGCACGGCGCTCGGCCTGCTGGCTGCGGTGCCGCTGCACCGGCGCACGGCGCAGCGCGTCGAGCGTCTGCGCGTGAGCGCGCCGCCCACCTTCGCGCGGCAGATCCTGGTGCCGGCGCTGGAGCGCTTCACGGCGGCGCATCCGCAGGTCGAGCTGGAGGTGGTGCTGTCGATTCCCTACCTCGACGCGGCGGCGACCGAAGCCGACGTCGAGGTGCGCCACGGCGACCCGGCCTCGCACGCCGGAGAGCCACTGCTCGACGAGCAGGTGCTGCCGATGGCCGCACCGGCGCTGCTGCAGCGCCTGCGGCCGATGACGCAGCCGCGCGACCTGCGCGACGCGCCGCTGCTGCGCACGCCGCTGGAACCCTGGGCGCCTTGGTTCGCCGCGGCCGGCCTGGACTGGGGCGAACCGGCGATGGGCACCAAGCTCGTCGACCTGGGTCTGACACTGGAAGCGGCCGTCAGCGGCCAGGGCGTCGTGCTGGCGCGGCCCAGCCTGGCGCGGCACTGGCTGGCAGCGGGCGCGCTGGTGCCGGTGTTCCGCGTCACTGCGCCGCCGGCCTTCCGCTACTACCTGCTGCCGCACGCGGCGCAAGGCCCGGCGGCGGCCTTCGCCGACTGGCTGCGCGGCGAGTGCGAGCTGGCCACGCAGGCGGCGGCGGCACTGGTTTCGGGCAAGCCCTGA
- a CDS encoding DUF962 domain-containing protein, which yields MRAATDLLSQYALYHRDRRNIASHFVGVPMIVFAVGVLLAKPAFALAGLALSPAWVVFALAAAWYLTRGNLSLGMATTAAVGALIALAHHVGNSGTGAWLAWGIGFFVVGWIIQFIGHWYEGRKPAFVDDIVGLLVGPMFVTAEALFALGWGKPLLREIERRVGPTMMRDLARIA from the coding sequence ATGCGTGCCGCGACCGACCTCCTGAGCCAATACGCCCTCTACCACCGCGACCGCCGCAACATCGCGAGCCACTTCGTCGGCGTGCCGATGATCGTGTTCGCCGTCGGCGTGCTGCTGGCCAAGCCGGCTTTCGCGCTCGCCGGGCTGGCGCTGTCGCCGGCCTGGGTGGTGTTCGCGCTGGCGGCCGCCTGGTACCTGACGCGTGGCAACCTGTCGCTTGGCATGGCCACCACCGCGGCGGTCGGCGCACTGATCGCCCTGGCCCACCACGTGGGCAACAGCGGCACCGGCGCCTGGCTGGCCTGGGGCATCGGCTTCTTCGTGGTGGGCTGGATCATCCAGTTCATCGGCCACTGGTATGAGGGCCGCAAGCCGGCGTTCGTCGATGACATCGTCGGCCTGCTGGTCGGCCCGATGTTCGTCACCGCGGAGGCTCTGTTCGCGCTCGGTTGGGGCAAACCGCTGCTGCGCGAGATCGAGCGCCGTGTCGGCCCGACGATGATGCGGGATCTTGCCCGCATCGCCTGA
- a CDS encoding alpha-hydroxy acid oxidase, whose amino-acid sequence MPVITNIEDLRVLAEKRVPRMFYDYADSGSWTETTYRANESDFQKIKLRQRVAVNMENRSTATQMVGQDVKMPVCIAPVGLTGMQHADGEILAARAAEKFGIPFTLSTMSICSIEDIAASTKAPFWFQLYMMRDRDAMARMIDRCKVAKCSAMVLTLDLQVIGQRHKDLKNGLTAPPRPTIANIINLMTKPRWCLGMAGTRRHTFGNLVGHVKGVSDMSSLAAWTHEQFDPRLSWADVEWVKKQWGGKLILKGIMDVEDARLAVGSGADAIVVSNHGGRQLDGAPSSIEALPAIVEAVGRQTEVWMDGGIRSGQDVLKAWALGARGTMIGRAMVYGLGAMGEAGVTKALQIIHKELDVTMAFCGHTQLTQVDRSILLPGSY is encoded by the coding sequence ATGCCCGTGATCACCAACATCGAAGACCTGCGCGTGCTGGCCGAGAAGCGCGTACCGCGCATGTTCTACGACTACGCGGACTCGGGCTCCTGGACCGAGACCACCTACCGCGCCAACGAGAGCGACTTCCAGAAGATCAAGCTGCGCCAGCGCGTGGCGGTAAACATGGAGAACCGCTCGACGGCGACGCAGATGGTCGGCCAGGACGTGAAGATGCCCGTGTGCATCGCGCCTGTCGGCCTGACCGGCATGCAGCATGCCGACGGCGAGATCCTGGCTGCACGCGCGGCCGAGAAGTTCGGCATCCCGTTCACGCTGTCGACGATGAGCATCTGCTCGATCGAGGACATCGCCGCCAGCACGAAGGCGCCATTCTGGTTCCAGCTCTACATGATGCGCGACCGCGATGCCATGGCGCGCATGATCGACCGCTGCAAGGTGGCGAAGTGCAGCGCGATGGTGCTCACGCTGGACCTGCAGGTCATCGGCCAGCGCCACAAGGACCTGAAGAACGGCCTGACCGCCCCGCCCCGGCCGACGATCGCCAACATCATCAACCTGATGACCAAGCCGCGCTGGTGCCTGGGCATGGCCGGCACGCGGCGACACACCTTCGGCAACCTGGTCGGCCACGTCAAGGGTGTCAGCGACATGAGTTCGCTGGCCGCCTGGACCCACGAGCAGTTCGACCCGCGCCTGTCCTGGGCCGACGTCGAGTGGGTCAAGAAGCAATGGGGCGGCAAGCTGATCCTCAAGGGCATCATGGACGTCGAAGACGCGCGCCTGGCGGTCGGCAGCGGCGCCGACGCGATCGTCGTCAGCAACCACGGCGGCCGGCAGCTCGACGGCGCGCCCAGCAGCATCGAGGCGCTGCCGGCGATCGTCGAGGCGGTGGGCCGGCAGACCGAAGTCTGGATGGACGGCGGCATCCGCAGCGGCCAGGACGTGCTCAAGGCCTGGGCGTTGGGTGCGCGCGGCACGATGATCGGCCGGGCGATGGTCTACGGGCTGGGCGCCATGGGCGAGGCGGGCGTCACCAAGGCGCTGCAGATCATCCACAAGGAGCTCGACGTGACGATGGCTTTCTGCGGCCACACGCAGCTGACCCAGGTCGACCGCTCGATCCTGCTGCCGGGCAGCTACTGA
- a CDS encoding formate dehydrogenase subunit gamma encodes MHHVMRTLLLAAALLGPGIALAQADAAAVKPAAAAAADLPKADENNAQRAKSQPGNNAPFWRAVRESGNHAGVSNLPGAEKGVLIQPFVEYPGSRYTNAGEAWRQVRNQWIIPYGGALLLIVTLALALFYWRKGPLGGHVADTGRVVERFTPFERSAHWSNAIAFSILAISGIVMAFGKFFLLPVIGGTLFGWLTYALKTAHNFAGPVFAVSLVIVIVTFVRDNLPKASDLTWLAKGGGMLGEQEVPSHRFNAGEKLIFWSGVFVCGLVSVGSGLVLDKLVPGLAYLRTDMQVAHMIHAVSAVLMLVLFIGHIYMGTIGTRGAFQGMRTGYVDEAWAKEHHELWLDDIRAGKIPAQRSTPPGATVAAPQT; translated from the coding sequence ATGCACCACGTGATGCGCACCTTGCTCCTGGCGGCAGCACTGCTCGGCCCGGGCATCGCGCTGGCCCAGGCGGACGCCGCAGCGGTCAAGCCTGCTGCGGCCGCCGCCGCCGACCTGCCCAAGGCCGACGAGAACAACGCCCAGCGCGCCAAGAGCCAGCCCGGCAACAATGCGCCGTTCTGGCGCGCGGTGCGCGAGTCGGGCAACCACGCGGGCGTGTCGAACCTGCCCGGGGCCGAGAAGGGCGTGCTGATCCAGCCCTTCGTGGAGTACCCCGGCTCGCGCTACACCAACGCCGGCGAAGCCTGGCGCCAGGTTCGCAACCAGTGGATCATCCCGTACGGCGGAGCGCTGCTGCTCATCGTCACGCTGGCGCTCGCGCTGTTCTACTGGCGCAAGGGCCCGCTGGGCGGCCATGTGGCCGACACCGGGCGCGTGGTCGAACGCTTCACGCCCTTCGAGCGCAGTGCGCACTGGTCCAACGCGATCGCCTTCAGCATCCTGGCCATCTCGGGCATCGTGATGGCCTTCGGCAAGTTCTTCCTGCTGCCCGTCATCGGCGGCACGCTGTTCGGCTGGCTGACGTATGCCCTCAAGACGGCCCACAACTTCGCCGGGCCGGTGTTCGCGGTGTCGCTGGTGATCGTCATCGTGACCTTCGTGCGCGACAACCTGCCCAAGGCCTCCGATCTGACGTGGCTGGCCAAGGGTGGCGGCATGCTGGGCGAACAGGAAGTCCCGTCGCACCGCTTCAACGCCGGAGAGAAGCTCATTTTCTGGAGCGGCGTGTTCGTCTGTGGACTGGTGTCCGTCGGCTCCGGGCTGGTGCTCGACAAACTCGTTCCCGGATTGGCCTACCTGCGCACCGACATGCAGGTGGCGCACATGATCCACGCCGTATCAGCCGTGTTGATGCTGGTGCTGTTCATCGGCCACATCTACATGGGAACGATCGGCACGCGCGGTGCTTTCCAGGGCATGCGCACCGGCTACGTCGACGAAGCCTGGGCCAAGGAGCACCACGAACTCTGGCTCGACGACATCCGCGCCGGCAAGATCCCCGCTCAACGCAGCACGCCGCCTGGCGCGACCGTGGCTGCTCCGCAAACCTGA
- a CDS encoding group 1 truncated hemoglobin, protein MNSMFRHLALAAALFASAGAFAQTAPQRTADDSLYQALGGKGGLTTLMDRFMERLLADARMRPFFKDSDQQHVKEQLVLQICEVSGGPCRRDGPDMKKAHDGMDVTRGDFNALVEVLQDTMDAQGIPFVAQNRLLAKLAPMHRQIINTP, encoded by the coding sequence ATGAACTCCATGTTTCGCCACCTCGCCCTGGCCGCTGCGTTGTTTGCCAGCGCCGGCGCCTTCGCCCAGACCGCCCCGCAGCGCACGGCCGACGACAGCCTCTACCAGGCGCTCGGCGGCAAGGGCGGCCTGACCACGCTGATGGACCGTTTCATGGAGCGGCTGCTCGCCGATGCGCGCATGCGCCCCTTCTTCAAGGATTCGGACCAGCAGCACGTGAAGGAGCAACTCGTCCTGCAGATCTGCGAGGTGTCCGGCGGCCCCTGCCGCCGCGACGGCCCCGACATGAAGAAGGCCCACGACGGCATGGACGTCACGCGCGGCGACTTCAATGCGCTCGTGGAAGTGCTGCAGGACACGATGGATGCGCAGGGCATCCCGTTCGTCGCGCAGAATCGCCTGCTCGCAAAGCTGGCGCCGATGCACCGCCAGATCATCAACACACCCTGA
- a CDS encoding DNA polymerase IV — protein MYSPDAPRLIAHLDMDAFYASVELLRYPELRGLPVVIGGGRRHQPELLPDGTRRFFRLRDYTGRGVITTSTYEARALGVFSAMGTMKAAALAPDAVLLPVDFDEYRKYSRLFKAAVREIAPCVEDRGIDEIYVDLSGLPGVHDDAGSAIGTRLKQAVKDATGLTCSIGITPNKLLSKLCSELDKPDGLTLLGFADIPARIWPLAARKVNGIGPKASEKLAGLGLHTIGDIAAADPVFLVEHFGANYGRWLHEASHGRDAREVVTYSEPVSISRETTFERDLHAVRDRATLSAIFTELCVELAGDLARKGYASKTIGIKLRFDDFKSVTRDLTLPAHTLDARTIRRAAGECLKRVDLTRRLRLLGVRAGALARLSDLVAPLAPEPAAASRAEEPSAHYGLPLFDLHGAD, from the coding sequence ATGTACAGCCCCGATGCGCCGCGCCTGATCGCGCATCTCGACATGGACGCGTTCTACGCGTCGGTCGAACTGCTGCGCTACCCTGAACTGCGCGGGCTGCCGGTGGTCATCGGCGGCGGCCGCCGCCACCAGCCCGAACTGCTGCCCGACGGCACGCGCCGCTTCTTCCGGCTGCGCGACTACACCGGCCGCGGCGTCATCACCACCAGCACCTACGAGGCGCGTGCGCTCGGCGTGTTCTCTGCCATGGGCACGATGAAGGCGGCCGCGCTGGCGCCCGACGCGGTGCTGCTGCCGGTGGACTTCGACGAGTACCGCAAGTACTCGCGCCTGTTCAAGGCCGCGGTGCGCGAGATCGCTCCCTGCGTCGAGGACCGCGGCATCGACGAGATCTACGTCGACCTGAGCGGGCTGCCCGGCGTGCACGACGATGCCGGCAGCGCCATCGGGACGCGGCTGAAGCAGGCCGTGAAAGACGCCACCGGCCTGACCTGCTCGATCGGCATCACGCCCAACAAGCTGCTGTCCAAGCTGTGCTCCGAACTCGACAAGCCCGACGGCCTGACGCTGCTGGGCTTCGCCGACATCCCGGCGCGCATCTGGCCGCTGGCCGCGCGCAAGGTCAACGGCATCGGGCCGAAGGCCAGCGAGAAGCTCGCCGGGCTCGGCCTGCACACCATCGGCGACATCGCGGCAGCCGACCCGGTGTTCCTGGTCGAACATTTCGGCGCCAACTACGGCCGCTGGCTGCACGAGGCCTCGCACGGCCGCGACGCGCGCGAGGTGGTCACCTACAGCGAGCCGGTGTCGATCAGCCGCGAAACCACCTTCGAGCGCGACCTGCACGCCGTGCGCGACCGGGCCACGCTCTCGGCCATCTTCACCGAGCTGTGCGTCGAACTCGCCGGGGACCTGGCGCGCAAGGGCTACGCGAGCAAGACCATCGGCATCAAGCTCCGCTTCGACGACTTCAAGTCCGTCACGCGCGACCTCACGCTCCCGGCGCACACGCTCGACGCGCGCACCATCCGGCGTGCGGCGGGCGAATGCCTCAAGCGGGTCGACCTGACGCGCCGGCTGCGCCTGCTGGGGGTGCGCGCCGGCGCGCTGGCCAGGCTGAGCGACCTGGTGGCGCCGCTCGCGCCCGAGCCTGCCGCAGCCTCCCGCGCCGAAGAACCGTCTGCCCACTACGGCCTGCCGCTGTTCGACCTGCACGGCGCCGACTGA
- a CDS encoding neutral zinc metallopeptidase, whose translation MKWEGNRESDNVEDARSSRGGGGMRLGGGRGIGLGTVAIALVAGWIFGINPLTVLGLLSGEGPGPQQQSAPAGKPPADDTMARFVSVVLADTEDVWRAQFQQMGATYREPKLRLFRGSEPTACGQGQAAMGPFYCPGDQKVYIDLGFYETMRTQLGAPGDFAQAYVIAHEVGHHVQNLMGITAKVESTRGRVSEAQGNALSVRLELQADCFAGLWAHHAQKARQILEQGDLEEALNAAGQIGDDALQRKSRGTVQPESFTHGSSAQRVTWFKRGLQTGSVQQCNTFEARQL comes from the coding sequence ATGAAGTGGGAAGGCAACCGCGAGAGTGACAACGTCGAGGATGCGCGCTCCTCGCGGGGCGGCGGCGGCATGCGCCTGGGCGGCGGGCGCGGCATCGGGCTGGGCACGGTGGCGATCGCCCTGGTGGCCGGCTGGATCTTCGGCATCAACCCTCTGACGGTGCTGGGCCTGCTCAGCGGCGAGGGGCCGGGGCCGCAACAGCAGTCGGCGCCGGCGGGCAAACCGCCTGCGGACGACACCATGGCGCGCTTCGTGTCGGTGGTGCTGGCCGATACCGAAGACGTCTGGCGCGCCCAGTTCCAGCAGATGGGCGCCACCTACCGCGAGCCGAAGCTGCGGCTGTTCCGCGGCTCCGAGCCCACGGCCTGCGGCCAGGGCCAGGCGGCGATGGGGCCGTTCTACTGCCCGGGCGACCAGAAGGTCTACATCGACCTCGGGTTCTACGAGACCATGCGCACGCAGCTCGGCGCGCCGGGCGATTTCGCCCAGGCCTACGTGATCGCCCACGAGGTCGGCCACCACGTGCAGAACCTGATGGGCATCACCGCCAAGGTGGAGTCCACGCGAGGCCGTGTCAGCGAGGCACAGGGCAACGCGCTGAGCGTGCGCCTGGAGTTGCAGGCCGACTGTTTTGCCGGCCTGTGGGCTCACCACGCCCAGAAGGCGCGGCAGATCCTCGAGCAGGGCGACCTTGAAGAAGCGCTCAATGCGGCCGGCCAGATCGGCGACGATGCCTTGCAGCGCAAGTCACGCGGCACCGTGCAGCCGGAGAGCTTCACTCACGGCAGCAGCGCGCAGCGCGTCACCTGGTTCAAGCGCGGCCTGCAGACCGGCAGCGTCCAGCAGTGCAACACCTTCGAGGCGCGCCAGCTCTGA
- a CDS encoding DUF3034 family protein: MPCPLLRALAWAALVAASASPALAFTPGQGKLLLTGGVSSIDGAAGGGLTPWAVTGSHATGSEIGATAFFTRVKVQDYALGVYGAAVGFGDRAELSIARQDFDAGDNLAPLGLPGLHLKQNIVGAKLRLAGDAVLDSDTLMPQVAVGVLHKKTDAGALGPTLTGPLGAKDSGTDLYLSATKLFLAQGLLVSGTLRATKANQNGLLGFGGAAGGSYKFQPEVSVAYLLRRDLALGAEYRAKPDNLNESVLGSDALKEDDWSDLFLAWAPSKHLSITLAWVDLGRIAPAVQPRRQRGAYLSAQIGF, translated from the coding sequence ATGCCATGCCCCCTGCTGCGCGCCCTTGCCTGGGCGGCGCTCGTCGCTGCTTCTGCCAGCCCGGCACTCGCCTTCACGCCCGGCCAGGGCAAGTTGCTGCTCACCGGCGGCGTGAGCAGCATCGACGGTGCGGCCGGAGGCGGGCTCACGCCCTGGGCCGTGACCGGCAGCCACGCCACAGGCAGCGAGATCGGTGCGACGGCCTTCTTCACCCGCGTGAAGGTGCAGGACTACGCGCTCGGCGTGTACGGCGCCGCGGTCGGTTTCGGCGACCGCGCCGAACTGTCGATCGCCCGCCAGGATTTCGATGCCGGCGACAACCTCGCGCCGCTGGGCCTGCCGGGGCTGCACCTCAAGCAGAACATCGTCGGCGCCAAGCTGCGTCTGGCCGGCGACGCCGTGCTCGACAGCGACACGCTGATGCCGCAGGTCGCCGTCGGCGTGCTCCACAAGAAAACCGACGCCGGCGCGCTCGGCCCCACGCTCACCGGGCCGCTGGGTGCCAAGGACAGCGGCACCGACCTGTATTTGAGCGCCACCAAGTTGTTCCTCGCGCAAGGTTTGCTCGTCAGCGGCACCCTGCGCGCCACCAAGGCCAACCAGAACGGCCTGCTCGGCTTCGGCGGTGCCGCCGGCGGCAGCTACAAGTTCCAGCCCGAGGTATCGGTGGCCTACCTGCTGCGCCGCGACCTCGCCCTCGGCGCCGAGTACCGCGCCAAGCCCGACAACCTCAACGAATCCGTGCTCGGCAGCGACGCGCTGAAGGAGGACGACTGGTCCGACCTGTTCCTCGCGTGGGCGCCGAGCAAGCACCTGTCGATCACGCTGGCCTGGGTCGATCTGGGCCGTATCGCCCCGGCCGTGCAGCCGCGTCGCCAGCGCGGCGCCTACCTGTCGGCGCAGATCGGCTTCTGA
- a CDS encoding formate dehydrogenase accessory sulfurtransferase FdhD, translating into MTVRLTQASAPLMHSIEVRDEFGATREIAIPAERALTVFVDKRELVTLMTLGAAPELLVLGYLRNQRLVDSVADIDSITVDWDVQAAAVATRAGIERFDEKTAKRVVTTGCGQGTVFGDLMGDLDSISLPPASEAAARLSQSSLYGLLDAVRRQESTYKSAGSVHGCALFRQDELLMFVEDVGRHNAIDTIAGWMWLNGVDGGDKVFYTTGRLTSEMVIKSAQMGVPIIVSRSGITQMGHEIAGRLGLCLFGRATNRHFICYGGFERFEAEPEPARTAP; encoded by the coding sequence ATGACCGTCCGACTGACCCAGGCCAGCGCGCCCTTGATGCACTCGATCGAGGTGCGCGACGAGTTCGGTGCCACCCGCGAGATCGCCATCCCCGCCGAGCGCGCGCTGACGGTGTTCGTCGACAAGCGCGAACTGGTCACGCTGATGACGCTGGGCGCTGCGCCGGAGCTGCTCGTGCTGGGCTACCTGCGCAACCAGCGCCTGGTCGACAGCGTGGCCGACATCGATTCGATCACGGTGGATTGGGACGTGCAGGCCGCGGCGGTGGCCACGCGGGCCGGCATCGAGCGCTTCGACGAGAAGACGGCCAAGCGCGTGGTCACTACCGGTTGCGGCCAGGGCACGGTGTTCGGCGACCTGATGGGCGACCTCGACAGCATTTCACTGCCGCCGGCCAGCGAGGCCGCGGCGCGGCTGAGCCAGTCGAGCCTGTACGGCCTGCTCGACGCCGTGCGGCGCCAGGAGAGCACCTACAAGTCGGCCGGCTCGGTACACGGCTGCGCGCTGTTCCGACAGGACGAACTGCTGATGTTCGTGGAGGACGTCGGCCGCCACAACGCCATCGACACCATCGCCGGCTGGATGTGGCTGAACGGCGTGGACGGCGGCGACAAGGTCTTCTACACGACGGGGCGGCTGACCAGCGAGATGGTCATCAAGTCGGCGCAGATGGGTGTGCCGATCATCGTGTCGCGCAGCGGCATCACGCAGATGGGGCACGAGATCGCGGGTAGGCTCGGGCTGTGTCTGTTCGGCCGGGCGACCAACCGGCACTTCATCTGCTACGGGGGCTTCGAGCGCTTCGAGGCCGAGCCGGAGCCGGCGCGCACCGCGCCTTGA
- the dcd gene encoding dCTP deaminase: MSIKSDKWIRRMAEQHGMIDPYEPGQVRTAPDGHKIVSYGTSSYGYDIRCAREFKVFTNIYSTVVDPKNFDERSFVDIEADVCVIPPNSFALARTVEYFRIPRNVLTICLGKSTYARCGIIVNVTPFEPEWEGYVTLEFSNTTPLPAKIYAGEGCAQVLFFESDEVCETSYKDRGGKYQGQRGVTLPKT; encoded by the coding sequence ATGAGCATCAAGAGCGACAAGTGGATACGGCGCATGGCCGAACAGCACGGCATGATCGATCCGTACGAACCCGGACAGGTGCGCACCGCTCCCGACGGCCACAAGATCGTCAGCTACGGCACCAGCAGCTATGGCTATGACATCCGCTGCGCGCGGGAGTTCAAGGTCTTCACGAACATCTACAGCACGGTGGTCGACCCGAAGAACTTCGACGAGCGCAGCTTCGTCGACATCGAGGCCGACGTCTGCGTCATCCCGCCCAACAGCTTTGCTCTGGCGCGCACCGTCGAGTACTTCCGCATTCCGCGCAACGTGCTGACCATCTGCCTGGGCAAGAGCACCTATGCGCGCTGCGGCATCATCGTCAACGTCACGCCCTTCGAACCCGAGTGGGAGGGCTACGTGACGCTGGAGTTCAGCAACACCACGCCGCTGCCCGCGAAGATCTACGCGGGCGAGGGCTGCGCGCAGGTGCTGTTCTTCGAGAGTGACGAAGTCTGCGAAACCAGCTACAAGGACCGCGGCGGCAAGTACCAGGGCCAACGCGGCGTCACGCTGCCCAAGACCTGA
- the flgM gene encoding flagellar biosynthesis anti-sigma factor FlgM, producing the protein MKIGNPAEKRNVAAADSAAAPAKAAAEAAKPQAGSATAADPSAKVELSSSAASLMAGASSADFDAEKVSRISQAIADGSYKINAEVIADKLIANAQEVLGKVQR; encoded by the coding sequence ATGAAGATCGGCAATCCTGCAGAGAAACGCAACGTGGCGGCCGCTGACAGCGCCGCCGCCCCCGCCAAGGCGGCGGCCGAGGCTGCCAAGCCGCAGGCCGGCAGCGCCACAGCTGCTGACCCCAGCGCCAAGGTCGAACTGTCCAGTTCGGCCGCCAGCCTGATGGCCGGCGCCAGCTCGGCGGACTTCGATGCCGAGAAGGTTTCGCGCATCTCGCAAGCCATCGCGGATGGCAGCTACAAGATCAACGCCGAGGTGATCGCCGACAAGCTGATCGCCAATGCGCAAGAAGTGCTGGGCAAGGTCCAGCGCTGA
- the fdh3B gene encoding formate dehydrogenase FDH3 subunit beta produces the protein MARMKFICDAERCIECNGCVTACKAEHDVPWGVNRRRVVTLNDGVPGERSISVACMHCSDAPCMAVCPVDCFYRTDEGVVLHDKDTCIGCGYCSYACPFGAPQFPTNGTFGLRGKMDKCTFCAGGPEANGSEAENDKYGRNRLSEGKLPACAEMCSTKALLGGDGDVVADIFRTRVLTRGKGSEVWGWGTAYGKPSSGGAAQPKAETTKS, from the coding sequence ATGGCAAGAATGAAGTTCATCTGCGATGCCGAGCGCTGCATCGAGTGCAATGGTTGCGTCACCGCCTGCAAGGCCGAGCATGACGTGCCCTGGGGCGTGAACCGCCGCCGCGTGGTCACGCTCAACGATGGCGTGCCCGGCGAGCGAAGCATCTCGGTGGCCTGCATGCACTGCAGTGACGCGCCATGCATGGCCGTGTGCCCGGTCGACTGCTTCTACCGCACCGACGAGGGCGTGGTGCTGCACGACAAGGACACCTGCATCGGCTGCGGCTACTGCTCCTACGCCTGCCCGTTCGGCGCGCCGCAGTTCCCGACCAACGGCACCTTCGGCCTGCGCGGCAAGATGGACAAGTGCACCTTCTGCGCCGGCGGCCCCGAGGCCAACGGCAGCGAGGCCGAGAACGACAAGTACGGCCGCAACCGCTTGTCCGAAGGCAAGCTGCCGGCCTGCGCCGAGATGTGCTCGACCAAGGCCCTGCTCGGCGGCGACGGCGACGTGGTGGCGGACATCTTCCGCACCCGCGTGCTGACTCGCGGCAAGGGCTCCGAAGTCTGGGGCTGGGGCACGGCCTACGGCAAGCCCAGCTCGGGCGGCGCCGCACAACCGAAGGCGGAGACCACCAAGTCATGA
- a CDS encoding plastocyanin: MKQILLGAAMALGSLAAQAGSVQITVTDKDGKPTPDVVVLVETPGRPVPANVGVTATIAQEDLKFQPFLTVVPAGSTLRFVNRDGYDHHVRSMPSGPLGSTPPAQSIELRLDASAPAPRSADDDYQNKPPPVRKKSGTSSVDVKVDKAGPIGLGCHLHSSMRGQVYVSATPWFAKTDANGVARLENVPDGAIELSLWHPDQLQEQPIQRVQSTAAPLTLTGQLNFVPRRRRS, from the coding sequence ATGAAGCAGATCCTCCTCGGCGCCGCCATGGCGCTCGGCAGCCTCGCCGCGCAAGCCGGCTCCGTCCAGATCACCGTCACCGACAAGGACGGCAAGCCGACGCCCGATGTCGTCGTCCTCGTCGAGACACCAGGCCGGCCGGTGCCGGCGAACGTCGGCGTCACCGCCACCATCGCGCAGGAGGACCTGAAGTTCCAGCCCTTCCTGACCGTGGTGCCCGCGGGCAGCACGCTGCGCTTCGTCAACCGCGACGGCTACGACCACCACGTGCGCTCGATGCCCAGCGGCCCGCTGGGCAGCACGCCGCCCGCGCAGAGCATCGAGCTGCGCCTGGACGCGTCAGCCCCGGCGCCGCGCAGCGCCGACGACGACTACCAGAACAAGCCCCCGCCGGTGCGCAAGAAGAGCGGCACCAGCAGCGTCGACGTGAAGGTCGACAAGGCAGGACCGATCGGCCTGGGCTGCCACCTGCATTCGTCGATGCGCGGGCAGGTCTACGTGAGCGCCACGCCGTGGTTCGCGAAGACCGACGCCAACGGCGTCGCCCGGCTCGAGAACGTGCCCGATGGCGCCATCGAACTGTCGCTGTGGCACCCCGACCAGTTGCAGGAGCAGCCGATCCAGCGCGTCCAGTCCACCGCCGCGCCGCTGACGCTGACGGGGCAGCTCAACTTCGTGCCGCGCCGCCGCCGCAGCTGA